A genomic window from Schistocerca serialis cubense isolate TAMUIC-IGC-003099 chromosome 4, iqSchSeri2.2, whole genome shotgun sequence includes:
- the LOC126474435 gene encoding serine/threonine-protein phosphatase 6 regulatory ankyrin repeat subunit A-like translates to MNCDRLSQEEEEPCIMAATRFEEWDDADSDTLSAPETLMIPGEYEQHGTDEDSTFRVNFVATGGKIEETASCDILGGHLMPKTAVLPYLSGISRLPNGESQALRLAASADILEAVSLLLEFDVDVNAVDDNGNTALHIAAFAGCVESIKKLVEAGASLTAQNSKGHSVFHWAVRSRNTAALSLLKDLGADMNSADWKGHTPLHTALASGFHEGFHALMDLGANPFVSTPDGVSLLHAAAGKGNTSAVRTLLQAGVDVDARNAMHRTALHEAASGGHVRCAELLLDAGIHTECRDDLGRTPLHLAASHRHVGAVVLLLQRGADVDSASVDLDTALHMAALVGDRKTVEILIGAGADVNASNAEGSTPLHVAIAERHDEVADYILSLRRSDVDVADGGGLTPLHLTAVNGVASSTAALVAAATLSFSMLPWETPVNEAVERSDIVVEWLNSLRGGIHRSATSTESDCYAISF, encoded by the coding sequence GTTTGAAGAGTGGGATGATGCTGATTCGGATACTCTCTCAGCTCCTGAGACACTAATGATTCCTGGTGAATACGAGCAGCATGGAACGGATGAGGATTCAACGTTCAGAGTAAACTTTGTAGCTACTGGTGGTAAAATCGAGGAAACCGCCTCCTGCGACATTCTCGGTGGACATCTAATGCCCAAGACTGCGGTTTTGCCGTATTTGTCGGGAATCAGTCGTCTGCCTAATGGTGAGTCCCAAGCTCTTCGCCTCGCAGCATCTGCAGACATCTTGGAGGCAGTCTCATTGCTCTTGGAATTTGACGTTGACGTAAACGCAGTTGACGACAATGGAAACACAGCCCTCCACATCGCTGCTTTCGCCGGTTGTGTGGAGTCAATCAAGAAACTCGTTGAAGCAGGAGCGTCACTGACGGCCCAAAACAGCAAGGGGCATTCCGTGTTCCACTGGGCAGTTCGCAGCCGGAACACCGCCGCCCTGTCACTGCTGAAGGACCTGGGTGCGGACATGAATTCCGCTGATTGGAAGGGCCACACACCACTGCACACGGCGCTGGCCTCCGGATTCCACGAAGGATTTCACGCGCTTATGGACCTCGGGGCGAACCCCTTCGTCTCCACGCCAGACGGTGTCTCTCTCCTGCACGCTGCAGCAGGGAAGGGTAACACGAGCGCAGTTCGCACGCTGTTGCAAGCGGGCGTCGACGTGGACGCTCGCAACGCCATGCATCGAACGGCCCTGCACGAAGCGGCGTCCGGCGGTCACGTGAGGTGTGCGGAACTACTTCTGGACGCCGGAATACACACTGAATGCCGCGATGACCTCGGCCGCACTCCTTTGCACCTAGCAGCCAGCCACCGACACGTGGGGGCGGTAGTACTTCTGTTGCAGCGGGGAGCAGACGTTGATAGCGCCAGTGTGGATTTGGACACAGCCCTCCACATGGCAGCTCTAGTCGGCGACAGAAAAACTGTAGAGATTCTGATCGGTGCTGGCGCGGATGTGAACGCTAGCAACGCGGAAGGGTCTACCCCTCTGCACGTGGCCATTGCAGAGCGGCACGACGAAGTGGCGGACTATATTCTCTCTCTGCGGCGGTCTGACGTGGATGTGGCAGACGGCGGGGGCCTCACCCCTCTACACCTGACTGCCGTGAACGGGGTCGCTTCTTCTACTGCTGCCCTTGTGGCAGCGGCGACTCTGTCGTTCAGTATGTTGCCGTGGGAAACACCAGTGAACGAAGCAGTAGAGCGGAGCGACATCGTAGTAGAATGGTTGAACAGCCTACGAGGAGGCATACATAGATCTGCAACATCCACTGAGTCTGACTGTTACGCTATTTCCTTTTAG